gctgcgcgcgcgccagctctcgatgcacgcgagcatgtgctcgctgcgcgcacgccagcgctcgatgcacgcgagcatgtgctcgctgcgcgcacgccagcgctcgatgcacgcgagccatcgctcgctgcgttcgctcgctagcgctcgctgcacgcgggccagcgctcgcttcgtgcactcgccagcgcatgctgtgcgcgctcgctagcgctcgcttggtgcgagccagcgctcgctgcgcgcggcatcgacgatgggcgcagcactcgtggcacgcgagcttgcgctcgctgcgcgcgaggctacgcgcgcttgcgcgaggcagtgcgcgttgtggcgcagctcgcttgctgtccacacgcgactgccgtgccttgccttcgcccatgcccattcgtccattgctcatagcccacgacacaaggcagggctgctgccttgtgctcgtgcaccatgcccttgctcattgcattcgtgccgcatgggcgacgagctcccttgctcgtcgtcacatgcccgcactatacaacacccctttaagggtaacacgtagcgtccattgctttgtgcgtgcaagttatatgaacgaatcgcataaaattttaaaaatttatatttaaaattaaatgacaaattaataaattaatattaatttcataattttagggcgaaaaatcgaaaatttattattcaattgatttccgattaacatggattcaagtttaggtcataaaaatttaaaatttatcataaatttacaatttttatggtggtttttaatcataggtatctaattaaattataattaattatgaaaatcaaattaattctaaattattctaattttcaacaaattaatcataattacaaattagattgcataattaacaaggctaagcattcaaacttgttaaacatatacagtaggtcaatcaaaaattcaagatttatcaacaagaatcgcaaatatttaatttaacatcttaaatttacgaaattttgcattcgaaaaactaaaaccttcgaaaagtcacagttaggcttcgaatttgagaattctggattcggcagaaaaatattgtttttgtcaaaattttagaatgccttttacatgcggaattgacacaaaaattactcgatttggatgagtaacgaagaaactgccgaaaaactgcgtacgtataattaaataaacgcaatttgcaattaattaacaattacgaaaattaatcaccccttttaattcttgcaaatttgtaatatttaaccatgttcatgcaatttagattatgaaaataataagaggctcgtgataccactgttaggttatgatacatatgacaattcataaatcatgcggaaaaaccatttagccaggaatacatattatttacacataatcatatagcatagtttagatgcatactctttgttgcgtgccttccctagctgcgcccgaaccgaataagaacaagtctttaggactccaagtgtcgtccctccgtagatagtccacagcacgtccggatccgccttaagattgaccaactagaatcgcccttaaggtactaataatttcggcacttttaggcaaggtatgtgactgaatttttctctcaaaaactgaatttgaatacttgaataatctatgtaaatatgtgaccctaggcacctatttatagagttatggaaaaggttttggaatcctattaggatactaatttatttaattataatcctactaggactctaattaaataatcattatctaatagttttaggatttaatcatatttcgaatcccgattgctttaggattcccgcacaagcattgcatgagcaccgtacacccgcgcaagccttgcggcccacgctaggcgcacaacgctcggcccactgctgtgctctcgcgcgcgcgccccaggccttggctgggcctggccttgcgctgggcctggtcgaggcttggcatgcgatggtgcgtgttggctcgctgggcgatggcctggcttcgtgctgggccttcgtctagcgggcctcgtccgatgctaattcgtacgatacgcttcccattaaattcccgattccggaattcatttccgatacgaacaatatttaatatttccgattccggaatcaatttccgtttcgaacaaatatttaatatttccgtttccggaattattttccgattccgataatatttccgattctgacaatatttccgtttccggcaatatttccgattccggcaatatttccatttccgataatattttccgatacgtaccatgtttgcgttttcggcaacatctacgacttggataatatttatatttccgatacgatccatatttccgtttccggcaatatcatcgtttccggagtattcatttcttgcctgtgacgatctcagctcccactgaaaccaagatccgtcgattccgaatatccatagatggagtatttaatgccattaaatacttgatccgtttacgtactatttgtgtgaccctacgggttcagtcaagagtaagctgtggattaatatcattaattccacttgaactgaagcggcctctagctaggcattcagctcacttgatctcactgaattattaacttgttaattaatactgaaccgcatatattagacttatcattgaatgcatacttggaccaagggcattatttccttcaagcttTTCTCACCATCATTAGCTGCCAGTTGGCCTTTGAAGCACATTTGCAAGGTCAAAAGGTTGTGTACTGAAAGGCTTAGTGAACCTAGCTGGCTCACTGACTCTAAATACTCTATCAAGGGTATGTACATCAAGCTCTGCACCCCTTCTGAAATTACTCAGTGGGCTAGGTATATTTGGAACAGATTGTCTGTTCCTAAGCATAGATTCTCCCTGTGGCTAGCCTTGTTGGATAGGCACAAAACCAAGTATAGGCTTCATCAATATGGCATCAGCACTGATAATCTATGTGCCATTTGTGGTTCTGCCCCTGAGACCAGTGCTCATCTCTTTTTTGAGTGCTCCTACAGTTTGGATTGTTTGGCTGCAGTTACAGATTGGCTAGGTCTGTCTTGCACTAGGAAGAATTTTCTTCAGATTCTGAACTGGACTAGAAGGTACTGCAAGAGTGCTTTCAAGAGAAAGATCATTTTTGCTGCTGTTGCAGGCTTGGTTTATGCAATTTGGAGACCTAGGAATACTTTAGTTTGGGAGGGAGCAGTGCCAGCTGTTGCTACTGTCATCCAAACTTTGAAGTATAGTGTTAAACAAAGAGCTATTCAGTTGTGTCAAGATAGAATTAATGAGTTAGATAAGAGCTGGTTGTTTGCTTTATAGTTAGCTCTAGGGCTGTTCAGTCTCAGTGTGTTGAGACTTGCTGTTTGTGGCTGTGTTTCCTTGGCTCTTTGCTTGGTTTCATTGTCTAGGTTGTAACCAGTTTTCAGGTTATAATATATTTTCCCTCTtgcttgtaaaaaaaaaaaaattctcggattttccgaatttcaaaaaaaaataaaaattctgaaataattatttatttatttatttatctattttttatttttaaaaaaaaataatcgaattaattaattaaattattcgattacttagtttaaattttcgattttaattttaacaatttcgtgtatatttgaagttatttatttaaactaatttcgaaaatttttatttactctaagtgaggaaagggtagattaagaagggcatatttagactaagtatgcatttaagttaaatatgcatttttaatcaagtgtttatgcaATTATGTCTTGACTATGTGATCTTTTACTTAATGTTGATCATGtcttgttttgctttatgtgattaattgcatcacgattcatgattaagcatgtacttgggcattaaaattgtatggctcaaagaacttactttgtttttggaacactttagtaagactttgtagttgctAATTTTCAGGATTTAAGCTGTTgctttcaaagtacgcaaacctaggaaacctagagaagctagactgtgaaaccccacacatttatgtgaagaagatcgagTTTGCTTGCAATTATTTTGCTACAGTGCAGAACCTGCCCGAACTaaggaagaaagatgttatggcaaaaatggttattcattgcttaccttctaggaacccatacatagagcttaagaatcgATTTCGTGATATGCATTTGGACAATGGTATTCTCAACTattacaagtatggtactccagacggtagatggagatatgatttggagattatgaccacaGTTATAGAGCTTGCGGAGGAATGTTTTGTGGATGGTATGATAGTGTCAAGTGTTCACAATGTAGGATTAGATCATGAGGCAGAAACTCAGATGGAtaaggatagtgatgatgatgttgttgagattgagaaccctaatcctatcattcctgagcctactattgagatctccagtgacacagTAATTGAGCCTGAGACTAACAATGATGAAGTAAACAGTGAGCTACAACAgaataatgaggatatggagtatgagtctgatccagaggaagactttgatgactttgaaggccatgagcactcttcaccagtttgtagaggaggttggatagtagagtagcattcttaaagacttttctaatgtaatagctagttcttaaattttagtgaagtaataaagtagtaaactactatttatggttttagtagttcagttttgtaGTTCTTCGAATAAAGTACGTTCCAAAGGATGTATTGTTTTctcattgaagtaataaagtttaGAATTCTTTCTTTTACCTCTAATTCTAAGTTTATGTTCTCTTTGAGCGGTTATTGCAAAAtaatttcatgtatttcttcaatgaaattgtacttgcaaggtggtccaATTTACACCACTTAAAATTTATGATGCGGACTAAGAGGGAAAGCGGCCCATAACAGGCGCCTATATTGCGTAGGGTCCGAAATTTTCGTGCATGTGTACTAATTGTATGGCTCGTTAGTGCAATATTttagtaaggcagtgtccaaactcagttgttaaagttagtcttttgttttattcaggagaagggaaatgactacccaagggatTGCCAATGTGGTTAGGAAACTAgatgaagtagtgcagaacttagcacagaataggaataaccagggagttgatccagcttgtgagatgtttaagaaggtggacCAGAGTAAGCCTCATTTGTATCAAGGGGAAATAGACCCAACTGTAattgagaactggctaagggagttcgataagcttatcctaGCTGTCAATTACCCAGAAAACCTTGgggttaatagtgttgtgtattaccttaggggagaagctgacTTGTGGTGGCAGAGGTGTGAggatgctttgagagctacacctaatcattcaaggtagccttgagaaacaagttttacccaccatatctgaagaagcagaaagcccaagaattcatcgagttgaaaatggaaggGGTGTCTGTAACTGAGTACTATTCCAAGTTCATAGAGCTGTCtagatttgcacctgaagtggtggcaacggaggagcttagagcttagagatttgagagtggattgactatggatttGCAATTGATGCTTGTTGGAGAGActtttacatctcttgacaccctgtatggaaaagctgcccatttgtatggcctgcagcaaaggaagaatggaattGGTGAGAAGAGGAAGGATTTTGgtaaccaaaaccaaggtggtggccaacagaatcaggggaaccttaagaaaaacaagggaaacaaccatttccagttcaggGGAAACCAGGGCGGAAACAGGAACAATTTCCACAATAACAATGAagataagaatcagtctgccgggaatggaacgagagtctacgAGTGTAGccgttgccatactaatcacccaggtcgagactgtaatggaaaccaagttgtctataggttttgtgagaaactagtgaaggaaatatgtccttcacccaaggtgcattaagtctaataccaaggttcagattaattgcgaacaattattcagtgagatcaagtgatcggaacagctagctggagcaatgcttccgatcagtgagttctaatggatattgaactcacaacttactgttgactgaacctacaaggtcacaccaatgacacgtaacagatcaccggattaaatgaatcggaaattcatttaatagcttttcgggatttaagttggaaacgtattatacgatacgaccttgcatcggaatcgtatatcgtatcgcgaatattcgtaagctaggcgagacgaataaatcgtatcgtacgacggtgattcgtcgtatacgaaacgataaataaatatatcggaaatatatttaatcgcgaatacgaggagcggcccacgagccgagtgcacgaagcactcgaggcccatgggcgcgcgcataggcgagcaagcaaagcgcggcagcagcgaggcccaagaggcgagggctgtgcgcgtgcgagcgggccgagaccacgataCAAGCAgcagcacggcccacggcccttcgctgtgcgtgtccgtgtgacttggcgtgcaagcttgctagccggccttgcctcttggcttggtcggttagtaaggttatgtaaataaccttacaacctaatttccaacttagcataattcatattactcaaaccctagagacatagAGAACCGtaattctctatgtgcctccaaagtgagttcttcccaaaagcaaagtatcttgatcaattgtctaagctacgataatcaagacggatctgaaagtgtcagtgaaccaagtagaggaacgacaagtggagttctttgttcgtgttcgttgacatattattgtggaaaacacgcttcgaatgtaagtttgcttaatctgtgctttatacatgtttcctggctttggggattgttccgcacatgttattatgtttaactgtattatgattattattgtttttgcatctgtcgaaaaatttggaatttttcggaatttttacgaattattggatgaattgcgtaataatcaggtccgaaatcaaaagtcttcgctttttcgatttttaaaaccctaatctgatggaaaacaattttctaagatcaactcaagggaatagaattgcgaaaacaggcctcgaattatctttttttgggcgtttttgttaatttttcattaaaaattaaaagtgtcggacagtaattcaattacaagggcaacctaaactactcggaattgcttgaaattttgataccatgtttctgggtacatgcttgaactatggtaaaaatttcatatttttccgataagtataaaccctaattttacttttccccaattcgtaaaatttgaaaccctaattgaattttaattaattttggtttaataattccgttaattgggaaaggggatattatttcatgggtcagtggttaatttcaaaaattattggattaaaattttgaatggtttcgttaattttaatcgcacttaaaccaaattattaaaaatctgaaatttaattgtttatgaacgatttaaagcttcggattttattaattaaaagttcaaactttaaatgttgattcgttcgttcttaaaagtttgaatattgttagcccttgatttaataattttacgaaattggattgtcgttaaagtttattaaatcgttaaaaatcgttgtttttcgaaaataaaaatcgtaacttttgaaaaataaaattaatgcaagttcgtgaattaaatttaattttagttaagttggtccgtattacgaaccaaaggcacgaacatgacCATGGTGGatgtatggctcgtcgagccatacgaggccattgtgcttggaccgagccgcatgcgacacaggcagcagcagctacgctgcgtgcctcgtgcgcgctgggcgaggaagggcaAGCGGGcattgcttgcggggctgcgaagaagcgaggcgcaagccttgcgacgtccagcacacacacgacgcacaacacgcacgcaggggcagctacgctgcggggacgcggtgcgcgcgcgcgatggggcctgggtgtgcgagccttgctcgtgcgctcttgggcctcacgcaaggcatggggctgggcgcaagcctagcccgactaagtaattggactttttgttaaaaatcgtttaatccgttgggcttcgtatatttgcattaatttgggctaacgggatatttaatttaatattttatttgcttgggccgggccgcgagttttaatttaatatttcgtaattaattatccggaataattattggtttgagtgggagccactaaatgaaattaaaatgaaataattattttaattattttcgtaggtcgcattattttaattaaattcaattttaattagaataaagtctaaggattaataatttggaaattgattaatcttttaggacgcgtttatgtgaacgtgaattttaattaattcaggtaaatacttgcatattaatatgggccattcgttttagcacacgaatgggtgaatgcatagaatatatattttatgtaatgcaggtactccaagtgactagtatggccaaatttaggatagttaaatacggtctgtgtaccgttctatctttgaatgtaaagttttaaatatggtctgcgtaccatggaaattttgatgtaatttattaatttcaagtatttctaagtttagaactttaagttagcatttgaacgaagattcaagacgatgcc
This genomic stretch from Spinacia oleracea cultivar Varoflay chromosome 3, BTI_SOV_V1, whole genome shotgun sequence harbors:
- the LOC130469934 gene encoding uncharacterized protein, which gives rise to MYIKLCTPSEITQWARYIWNRLSVPKHRFSLWLALLDRHKTKYRLHQYGISTDNLCAICGSAPETSAHLFFECSYSLDCLAAVTDWLGLSCTRKNFLQILNWTRRYCKSAFKRKIIFAAVAGLVYAIWRPRNTLVWEGAVPAVATVIQTLKYSVKQRAIQLCQDRINELDKSWLFAL